AacactaatttaaatttatggaCAATAAAaacaatagtatagtagtactTGTGCGCAATCAAATAGCCACAGTATCTAGCAAAGATTATGGCTGCAGTTTATAActtttcttaaaatagagaCTCGGAattcaacaagaaaaaaaaaaaactcgttAGCAAAGTGTAAATTTCCAATCAAATtggaaatgaaagaaaaatccAATTCAAAATGAATTGAGCTTTGAAGAGGTTGATGGCAATAAAATTTGTTGTGCTTCTTATACAAAAGTAGAGAAGGGAGAagttgttttagttttttttttttttcagagaaaaatatagcatattatctgctttgtttattttttttagaaataaatttagttggaaacGTGACGCAGCTAGGTTTCGAATTTGGAATCTCGGGTTCTAACTATCAAGCTAATTTGCCACATGCACTAAGGTGAAATTATTTTAGGTTGTAAATGCtcaatttcattaattatttcgTTTTTTGTAAACAAAATTTCTCATAAACTCTACTTTTCTAGAAAACGCTGCCCGGGATGAACATGAAGTCAATTACAAGATAGACAGAGAGAggaaaattaataaagaaacatatataactttttttttttttgagaaataggaaACATATATAACTGctgtagtaatttttttttttacccttttatatactagtgtgaacattttttagaaaataaataaataagggaTAATTGTATTCTAAAGCCATTGACTTTTATCAAGGAACAACGGTAGAAAACACATTATTCATTTGAACATCACTAACATTAAAAGCCACTTTTAACTTCACAATCAATTACTTTTAAGTAAATAAAGGGGTTCAATCTGGGGACTTGGGGAACGACGTGAGAAGCACGTGGGATAGGTGGATGTTAAGAAACAGATCTCAGCCTGTTCGAACAAGATTGACCAGCTTGATAGCCTACTGATGGATCAACTGGAATTCAAGAAATAGTgctatttttaagaataaatacGCAGACTCTCTGATGATGATAACTAAGATCTCAAGATTGGCTACCCAGTGGAAGGATTGTCTGTCATTTAAAAGCCAAGTttcttaggtttttttttttttttttttttttttttttttttttttttttttttttttttttgcttgtgcTTTTGCTTTTACCGAGATTTTTTTACTTCACTCATATTGCTTAATTCATACTTCTAACGAATGaagtaggtagcatgctatctatttctcaaaaaaaaaaagaagaaaaaactaaaCAAACAGGCCCTTTGAGTTGAAATATAATGCAACTCACATTTCCACGAGTTCGAGTAATTGCAAGTCGTTTGCGGCGGACTGGCCTATCTCGGATGGTCTGGAAGGCTTGGACCTGGTCGGCTTGGACGGTCTGGATTTGGGCTCCCTGTTGGCCCCTCCATTCCTCCACTCGGGCCCACCCCTGGCTGTGCCTCTTTTGGTCTGGTGGACTCCTCGGGCTCACTCTTGCCCAGATCTATTTGTTTCTCGGGCCCCCCACTCGGGCCCACCCCTAGCAGATCCCCCTCCTGTCAGGTGGACTACTTGGGTTTCCTTCACCTCGAGGGCCCTTCTCTCGGACCCATCCCCTTCGCGATTCTGGTTCTTTCTGCTCCTCGGCAGGTCGACCGTGAAGCTCTCGACTCTGCTTTGAAGCTCTCCTCCCCGACCGCCCCCCCTTCTCTCGGGACCACTGCTGCTTCGGAGATCTCCACCCTTCATCCTCCTGGGCCCTCCGCGAACCTGGGTCTTGCTTCGCTGGGCCAGGCCGCTTGCGTTGCTTCATTGTCTGCCCCGGAAATCTCCTCTTCAATCTCCCTCCCTTCTCTCGGGCCCTCCGGAAACCTGGCGCCTGCTGCTCCTGGACCAGCTGTTTGCGAAGCCTCGTTGTCTGCTTCAGAGGCCCCCACTCCGACCAACCGGCCTTCGCTCGTCGTGGATCCCGCCCCATTCCCCCCGAGTGAGCCGAgggggccgccgccgccgagatCGAGTGCGCGCCTAGTCCATTTTTCGAAAGGCTCTGCACTTGAGAGGGCGAAGCACCGAAAAGCTCTTCTCCTTGAAGGAGGGACGGGAGCCTTACCGCGCAACTGGAACACCAAAACGCTCTTGTCAAAGAGCTCTCTCTGCGGGGTGACACTCTCCAATGCTGAAGCAGACGACCTCCAGAGCTTCCTCCTGCGAGGTTGATCATCTGATGGACGATCCTGTAACTGTGCCCTGTTTTGTGTCTGTCGCTTGTGTGTGTCTCTATTTTCTCCATGTTTAGCCTTCTAAGTTGGAATGTTCGCGGTCTTAATGACCCAGTCAAACGCAGTTGTGTTAAGTCAGTGGTCTCTAAACTCTTTTGCTCGGTCATTTGTATCCAAGAATCTAAAGTAGATTCAGTGTCCCGCTCTTTTCTACACTCTTGTTGCGGCTCTACTATTGACAGATGTCACTTCACTCCCGCAATTGGGGCATCTGTCAAGCGGAACGAGTTTCTACTTAACAAACGTTTATGGGCCCCCAACCTGGGACGGGAAGGAAACCTTTTGCTCCGAATTGTTGTCCCTCAACAATATCTGCTCTGATAATTGGGTCATTTGCGGCGATTTCAACTTCACCAGAAACCAAGCGGAACGAACTGGAAAGCAGTGGAGCACCAGAGCCATGTCCATGTTCTCTAATCTCATTTCGAACCTTGCGGTTATCGATCTGCCAATCTCCAATCAAAAATTCACTTGGTCAAACATGCAACGGACACCAACCCTTGCCAAGCTTGACCGTTTCCTAGTTTCAACAGATTGGGATCAATCTTTCCCCCTTAGTAAGGTCACTGCGCTCCCTCGGATCACATCCGATCATACTCCGATCGTTCTTTCTACGAGAACCCACTACACCACACGGAGATTCCGATTCGAGAGGGTCTGGCTCACCAAGGAGGATTTCATCAACAAAGTTTCGCTATGGTGGAAAGACGTCACTCCTAAGAGATCGTCTATCCTCACCCTAACCGCTAAGCTCAGACACTGCAAAGCCAGAATGAAAGAATGGTGCAAGACGAACTTCCATAGCATAACTAACGCAAAAAGGGTTCTACAGGAAGAAATTCAAAGCTTTGATCTCCTAGAAGAACGGGCTAGCCTGCCTCAGGAAACTCTGGATAAACGGGCTGACCTTAAATCGCAACTCCTGCTTATCATTAAGGAAGAAGAAATTCTTTGGAAAACTAGGGCTAAACAGCTTTGGCTCAAGGAGGGCGAGAGTAACAGTAAATTCTTTCACGCGGTTGCCAACGGGCGTAAGCGAAGCAACGCGATAGATTTTATTGAAGACGAATCTGGACGCCAAATCTTTAACGAAGTCCAAAAGAGGTCCTATATCTTTCATTCCTTCAAACGACTGTACGGGCGGGAAGAGGAGGAACCGCCATCCTTCGGAGACTGGAGTGGCCTCTACAGTGGAGGCACTGTGACTGACCCTGATTCTCTTACTAGCTCATTCACACAGGAGGAAATTAAGAATGCTACCTTTCAGCTGGGCTGTGACAAGGCCCCGGGACCTGATGGCTTCTCTCTCACCTTCTTTCAACACTTTTGGGAGATAGTTAAGGAGGACATCTTCAAAATCTTCACCGATCTCCATGATAACACTCTCTCCACGGCCTCATCTGACTACTCATATGTTTGTCTCATCCCTAAAAAGGAAGGAGCGCGCAAATTAAAGGACTTCCGACCGATAAGCCTCATCAATGGGATCCAAAAGATAATCTCCAAAGTTCTAGCCAATAGACTTGCGCGAGTTTTGCCAACAATTATCTCCCCAACACAATCGGCCTTCCTGAAAGATCGTCTACTGGCTGACTCCTTTGTCACAGCAAGCGAACTTGTTAACTGGTGCTCAATAATTGGTAAGGAGTGCGTCACTATTAAGGTCGACTTTGAGAAAGCTTTCGATAATGTCAGATGGCCCTTCTTGAAAAGTATCCTGCGATGGCTCGGTTTCAGCGACAAATGGTGGAGTTGGATTGAACAATGCATTTGCAATGCTAAAATCGCAGTCTTAGTAAATGATTGCCCTACATCGTGGCTGAAAGCACAGAAGGGGGTTAGACAGGGAGACCCGCTCTCCCCCTACCTTTTCATCTTGGTCGCCGATTGCCTGACCAGACTCACTGAAACTGCTAGGGCCAACGGCTTGATTCACGGAATTGGCCCAACCGCAGACTGTCAAACTGTGCTTCTTCAATATGCGGATGACACAGTCTTTTTTAGCGAACCACGGAAGTCATACATGCGTAACCTCCTGTTTATTTGGAAGATCTTCGAATGGGCATCAGGACTTAAGATCAATAGAAACAAAACGGAACTTTACTACCTGGGTTCAAACCCAAGTAGAGCGGATACACTCGCCGACATTTTGGGTTGCAGGGTAGGTAGTCTACCGTTCAGATACCTGGGGTTGCCGCTTCACAACAAACCACTTCGAAGGGAGGATTGGGATCTGATTGTTAACCGTATAGAAGCACGTATAGAGGGTTGGAAGGCTAAACTACTATCACAAGGAGGAAGGCTCACCCTAGTTAACTCGGTGCTGACAAACTTGCCGCTATTCTACTTCTCCATTTTCAAAGCGCCACAATGGGTTTTACACCGTTTAGAAGCCCTAAGAAGATCCTTCTTCTGGAAAGGGTGTTCCAAGATTTCTGGGGGATCTTGTCTAGTCGGCTGGAAAACTATCTGCAAAAGCAAACAACAGGGAGGATTAGGAATAAAAGATTTGGAATCAATGAATACGGCACTtctaaccaaatggtggtggcgctttCTAAATGAGCCACAACTGCTCTGGGGGAAGTTGATTAGATCTTTATACTACATCAGAAGAAGGCCGTTACACGAGGGAAGAGCTTTCAGACCCTACTCCCAGTGGTGGAAAAGCGTGATAAAGTGTCGTGACGTGTTCAGATGTGGCGTTTCCTATGTCCTCGGAGATGGAAGAAACATTAAGATGTGGCTCGACATTTGGTTTGGGGAAACCCCTCTTAGCACCATGTTCCCCGAAATCTTCGCCGAAATTGAGCATAAGGAGGTCACAGTCTCTCAATGCTGGAACGCTGCCGGCTGGAGATGGCGTTTCATATCCAGAGGGCTCGCATCAACTCCTTCCCCAAATAGTCGGAGACAGCTGACGACGCTAAAAGAGCTGCTAACTCTTTACAATCCAAACAACACACCGGATGGGCTCAGGTGGCGGTGGACTAGCGGCGAAACTTTTACTGTCAAATCTCTATACAACTTTATTACTGATGCAGGACAGAGAGACTTGACGTACGTACACGTTTGGAGTTTACGTACTCcggtcaaaattaaaatcttcaTCTGGATTCTGCTTCGCAAAAGACTTCTTACTGCCGATAGACTGCTTCTTCGTGGCTTCCCCATAAACCAGCATTGTGTTTTCTGCGCTATCTCCTCAGAAAACTGTGACCATCTCTTTTGCAACTGTGTTTTTGCCAAATATCTACTTTACAGTGTAGGAATTTCTGACACATCTAACTATGGCCTGGGGGACGTGCGACGTATATGGGCGAATACCTCTAATACTCCGGATGCTACAATCAGAATGCAACGTCTAACCTACttggcggcaatctggtgggtcaTCTGGACGGAACGCAACAACACTATCTTCCGTGAGTACCTTCCTAATGCTACCAGGGCTCTTGAGCGCGTATCTAACTTGATGATTGCTTGGACTTCTATATTTTAAAGTCTCACTTGTTCGACCTGTACTTTCTACATTCGCTCTtgtttcctttcttctccttttccttcttcttttttgctttttttaggAGGCCCTGGCTGCTTCCAATATGTAAGCCTAGTTCATTTCGCttgatgaatgaagcaggtagcttgctacctcattctcaaaaaaaaaagagtaattgcAAGAGTTCGATATTTTTGTTCCATCCACTAGCTATAAGGTTAGTATTGAATTAATTTTCTTACATTGCTTTACTTTCCCGCAGGAAAGGAgaaattttatgataaaatagGAATAAAAGAAACTATATCAAGAGAAGTACTTCCTAATTGGTTCAAATGAGAAACATTTGGCAGCATATAGAAAAGAGAATTCTgcttttatttatcaaaattgattAACTTTCAGATCAATACATTTCAGCCGTCAATTGTGTTTGTTTTTTACATCTTTTTCGTAAGTCTTGCAAAGTATACTCTAGCGGTTACATAGAGACTGTCATACAAGCTATCTACATATTGGAACCACCAAACCCTACATGTCTTGCGTACCAATAGAACTCCGATAATAGTCCAAAACCCAACTGCAAATCCTGCTATTGTAATAAGGCAAAGGAGTAAGATCTCTTTTCGATTTTCATCTGCCTTTTTTGAAACATCAGATCCTGCACGACCATTAACAGTCGGTGGAGTACGACTTAACTGGCCAATTGTCGGGCCTTCGGCTTGGCCTGCATTGCTTGTGCATCTCACACTTAATGGAAATCCGCAAAGATATTGGTTTCCGACATATATGTTAGGATCGGGGAATGTGTCCATTTGCCTTCCGGTCGGAATTCTTCCCGAAAAGTTGTTGTAAGATAAGTCCAAGAAGTCCAAGAAGGTTAAGTTGGACAAGCTAGAAGGAATTGCTCCTGATAATTTGTTTCTCGACAAGTTGAGAGATTCTAGCTGCATCATATTGCCGATGTTGGATGGTACTTGTCCCATTAGATCATTACTCGACAAGTCCAATATCAGCAATCCAAGAAGATTTGTTATTTCATCGGGTATGCGTCCTGACAAGCTATTCCTAGAGAGATCCAAGATCGTAATCTGCGAAAGAAGATTGTTACCATATCGATCTTCTCTTCCTTTGATGTCCAATATCATATTCTCCTCATAGTTATATACTGAGTTATTTAGGATGAATCCAATGTTTGTAAGAGGGGTCCTCATGGACATGAAGTTGCCGAAGCTTATCGGTATCGGCCCTGAAAGATTGTTGTTTGAGAGGTCTAAGATTTGGAGAGCAGTAAGATTAGAGAGTTCTGTTGGAATTCGGCCGACAAACTTGTTTGATTTCAAGCTAAGAATCTTGAGAGACGAGAGCTCTCCAAGCCAGATCGGGATCCTTCCTGTAAACATGTTACCACCAAGATCAAGAGTATCTAGACTCTTGCAGGTCTTTAAGGATGACGGAAGCTCTCCGGATAAACTGTTTCCCCTTAGGTGCAAGGATTGAAACTGAGGCGATTCACAAAGCCATTCGGGTATTCCTCCGGAAAGATTATTATTTGAAAGATCCAAAACTTCTAATTGAGTATTATTTTGACAGTTTGGGAGCTCTCCTGATAAATTATTGTTTGAGATTGATCTGCTAATCAATTGTGAACTACAAATAGACATGGGGATCCTGCCATTTATTCTATTCCTCGACAACAAAAGCGCACTTAAATTAGGCATTAGCTGGAAAATATCATCAGGAATAGGGCCCATAAATGAATTGCTTGACAAATCTAGTTGTGCCGTGTTTGACGGAAAACGTGGCACTGGTCCCTCAAAGAAGTTGGAActtaaatcaataaataaatctGTATCAGCCCTGAATTTTATTAAGTTGGGTATCTCACCATGTAGCTCATTATTAGCGAGATAAATGGTAGAAAGATTGGTCATTGAGTTCCAAAACCAATTTGGCACTGAATCCGAAATCCCCGTGGAAGATAGATCGAGGTGGGCTAGAGACTTCTGAGTCTGTAGCCATGAGGGAAATTGGGGGTCTAATTTACAGCCACCAAAGTCCAAATAATCGAGTTGGAAAGGAGGAACCCAGTTGTAGCTCAGATTCAAAACCAAGGAGTTGGAATTCAGGTCCATGTAATCTAACTCTGTAAGATTAGAAAAATGATATTCTGAAATAACTCCGACAAGAGAGTTGGAGCTAAGATCCAATGATTTTACCTCACTAAGGTTTCCAAGGCATTCCGGAACAGTGCCATTTAGCTTAttgttatataaatataacacCTGTAAGGTGGATAGTTTACAAAAAGACGTGGGGATCGAACCGGAAAGTGAGTTAAATGAAA
This genomic window from Ananas comosus cultivar F153 linkage group 3, ASM154086v1, whole genome shotgun sequence contains:
- the LOC109707813 gene encoding protein BRASSINOSTEROID INSENSITIVE 1-like, whose amino-acid sequence is MDYHKAMIRALLFFLSFAYAMASKSSNMSCPHAEREALLRFARGFNRTAEAEREALLWFAGDFNLTAVDFSSWEGKNCCKWEGIECDDRTGHVVHLDLQWRGIVGNRIDPSLLRLKQLSYLDLSNNYFGSISIPLWIGSFKKLNYLNLSHSNFYGMVPDQLGNLSRLQILDLSDNLLTLSNANWLSRLTSLLHIDMSSFMIDDASNWLQALNMLPLVQDIRLQFCSFGNFPQSLPHVNFTSLSLLDLSYASFDDYSNNSKVNSSLPDWLFRITSLQYLYLTESGFTELIPSSIGNLASLKVLQLEYVILDAGIPSSLSNLCELRTLDLSYSTINSQLDAFEASFSGCLKNSLQELYLSLTSLSGNMPDWIGGLNNLNILDLSFNSLSGSIPTSFCKLSTLQVLYLYNNKLNGTVPECLGNLSEVKSLDLSSNSLVGVISEYHFSNLTELDYMDLNSNSLVLNLSYNWVPPFQLDYLDFGGCKLDPQFPSWLQTQKSLAHLDLSSTGISDSVPNWFWNSMTNLSTIYLANNELHGEIPNLIKFRADTDLFIDLSSNFFEGPVPRFPSNTAQLDLSSNSFMGPIPDDIFQLMPNLSALLLSRNRINGRIPMSICSSQLISRSISNNNLSGELPNCQNNTQLEVLDLSNNNLSGGIPEWLCESPQFQSLHLRGNSLSGELPSSLKTCKSLDTLDLGGNMFTGRIPIWLGELSSLKILSLKSNKFVGRIPTELSNLTALQILDLSNNNLSGPIPISFGNFMSMRTPLTNIGFILNNSVYNYEENMILDIKGREDRYGNNLLSQITILDLSRNSLSGRIPDEITNLLGLLILDLSSNDLMGQVPSNIGNMMQLESLNLSRNKLSGAIPSSLSNLTFLDFLDLSYNNFSGRIPTGRQMDTFPDPNIYVGNQYLCGFPLSVRCTSNAGQAEGPTIGQLSRTPPTVNGRAGSDVSKKADENRKEILLLCLITIAGFAVGFWTIIGVLLVRKTCRVWWFQYVDSLYDSLYVTARVYFARLTKKM